TACATAAAAAGAATGGATAATTCAAAACGCTTTTTAATAAAATCAGATATTGAAGAATTTGAGAAATACAGATTCAGAATTGATAATGAAATACAAACAGGCTCTTTTGAGTTTTTTGATTTTTCAATTGATATATTTACTAAAAGAATAGGTGAGGCTGAAGAATATTACAAAGAAATATTGGCATCTCCATTTAAGTTTAATAAAAATGAAAGTATTGAAACTGATGAAGAAAAATTGGAGTTTGCCGAGTCAAAAAAAGAACTGAAGGAATATTGGAGATTATTATTAAAATATCAAGTTTTGACAAAGGTGGAAAACAAATTAAAGGTTCAGGAAAATGCTAAAAAGAAAAACGACACATCAATTGTAATAAAATCATTTGAAGAAATTGAAAAAGAAGCACGTAAAAGTGTTTTAAAAAGTCATAACAATTGGTTTGAAAGGCTTTCAAAACTTAGAAAAGACGACCATTTTAATTTATATGTAAATTCAATAGTAAATGCTATTGACCCACATACAGCATATTATCCTCCAAAAGATAAGGAGGATTTTGATATCCGAATGTCAGGTCAATTGGAAGGAATAGGAGCAACCCTTTATGAAAAAGATGGATATATTACAGTTTCGAGGATAGTACCGGGAAGTGCTTCTTGGAGGCAAGGTGAATTGAAATCGGGAGATAAAATACTTAGCGTTGCTCAAGGTAATGAAAAAGAGGTAGTTGATATTGTGAATATGAGGGTGGATGATGCAGTAAAATTAATTAGAGGAAAAAAGGGAACAAAAGTGCGATTAAATGTAATGAAGATTGATGGTGTAACAAAAGAAATTCCGATTATAAGGGATGTTGTAATTATTGAAGAAACTTACGCTAAATCTGCTATTATTGAAAATACTGAGAAAAATGTAAGAATAGGCTTAATTAATCTACCACAGTTTTATGTTGATTTTAAAAAAGGAGACGGTGGAAGAAGATGTGCCGATGATATTCGTAAGGAATTGATAAAGTTAAAAAAAGAAAATATTGACGGAATTGTAATTGACTTACGAAATAATGGTGGCGGTTCTTTGCCTGATGTTGTTGAAATTGCAGGTATGTTTATTGAAAAAGGACCCATTGTTCAAGTTAAAGGAAGATGGAGATCACCTTATGTTTTGAGAGATGAAGATGAATCGGTATTGTATGATGGTAATCTTATTGTACTTGTAAACTCTCTTAGTGCATCGGCTTCCGAAATTTTTGCCTCCGCAATGAAAGATTACAACAGGGCTATTATTATTGGTAACAATACTTTTGGAAAAGGAACAGTACAGCGTTTTATTGGTCTCGACCAACATGTTACTAAGCCTGATGATATGAAAGAATTAGGCTCATTGAAATTGACAATTCAAAAGTTTTATAGAATAAATGGAAAATCAACTCAAATGAATGGTGTGAAACCTGATATTCTTTTACCCGATAAATATAAATATATTAAAGTAGGAGAGAGTGAACTTGACAATCCTTTGCAATGGGATGAAATAGAAAAATCTGAATATCAAGTGTGGGATGCAACTTATAATATTGATAAAATAGTTAAGAAAAGTAAGAAAAGAATAGAATCGGATTCTACTTTTATTTTGATTGATGAGAGAGCTTTGAAATTGAAGGAGCAAACGGATATAACCTCTTACTCATTGAAGTTAAAGGATTATCAAGAATACAGAGAAAATTTGAGAAATATCACTAAAAAATATAAGAATATTCAAAAAGTTAATCCATTAATTGATGTATTTTCTCTATCAGCCGATAAAGAAATTATTGAAGCTGATTCTTCAAAAAGTGCAAGGATTGAAGCATGGCATAAATCTTTAACAAAAGATAGACAAGTATCTGAAGCTTTGAATGTGATTGGGGATATTAAGTAGAATTATCAATTGTTAATTATCAATTTGGAAATAAAGACTTCCTGACTT
This genomic stretch from Bacteroidota bacterium harbors:
- a CDS encoding carboxy terminal-processing peptidase; its protein translation is MRKSLKYFSVLLLLLTFSSYRPADDSERYRLLMNVLYRSLTSVHYAIPNFDNDLSSTAFDSYIKRMDNSKRFLIKSDIEEFEKYRFRIDNEIQTGSFEFFDFSIDIFTKRIGEAEEYYKEILASPFKFNKNESIETDEEKLEFAESKKELKEYWRLLLKYQVLTKVENKLKVQENAKKKNDTSIVIKSFEEIEKEARKSVLKSHNNWFERLSKLRKDDHFNLYVNSIVNAIDPHTAYYPPKDKEDFDIRMSGQLEGIGATLYEKDGYITVSRIVPGSASWRQGELKSGDKILSVAQGNEKEVVDIVNMRVDDAVKLIRGKKGTKVRLNVMKIDGVTKEIPIIRDVVIIEETYAKSAIIENTEKNVRIGLINLPQFYVDFKKGDGGRRCADDIRKELIKLKKENIDGIVIDLRNNGGGSLPDVVEIAGMFIEKGPIVQVKGRWRSPYVLRDEDESVLYDGNLIVLVNSLSASASEIFASAMKDYNRAIIIGNNTFGKGTVQRFIGLDQHVTKPDDMKELGSLKLTIQKFYRINGKSTQMNGVKPDILLPDKYKYIKVGESELDNPLQWDEIEKSEYQVWDATYNIDKIVKKSKKRIESDSTFILIDERALKLKEQTDITSYSLKLKDYQEYRENLRNITKKYKNIQKVNPLIDVFSLSADKEIIEADSSKSARIEAWHKSLTKDRQVSEALNVIGDIK